The Chryseobacterium nakagawai genome has a segment encoding these proteins:
- a CDS encoding Sec-independent protein translocase subunit TatA/TatB, translating into MELSIGEMALIAVAIVVLFGPDKLPQIARDLGAGIRKMRGAVEDIKTEIMKETDNPVSEIKREIEKVKDAAKDFNPMKDIEKDVLTEPASTTQEPPKPKPADDETYEGPVSR; encoded by the coding sequence ATGGAATTAAGCATTGGAGAAATGGCATTGATTGCAGTGGCAATCGTTGTATTATTCGGACCGGATAAACTGCCTCAGATTGCACGTGACTTAGGTGCGGGTATTAGAAAAATGCGCGGCGCAGTTGAGGATATCAAGACCGAGATTATGAAAGAAACAGATAACCCTGTTTCTGAGATTAAGCGCGAAATTGAGAAAGTAAAAGATGCTGCCAAAGATTTCAACCCGATGAAGGATATTGAAAAAGATGTTCTTACAGAACCTGCTTCTACCACTCAGGAACCTCCAAAACCCAAGCCTGCCGATGACGAAACCTACGAAGGGCCTGTAAGCAGATAA
- a CDS encoding TCR/Tet family MFS transporter, whose amino-acid sequence MENSKKKAAIGFIFITLLIDITGWGIIIPVVPKLIEELIHADISEAAKYGGWLGFAYAFTQFIFSPLVGNLSDKYGRRPVILISLFGFAVDYIFLALAPSIWWLFLGRVIAGITGASVTTASAYIADISTDEDRAKNFGLIGAAFGLGFIIGPVLGGVLGHYGARVPFYAAAGLCLLNFLYGYFILPESLDKDKRREFDWKRANPVGSFKFLGKHPEISGLITALILIYIAGHAVQSNWSFFTMYKFNWTERMVGISLGVVGLLVGLVQGLLIRWTTPRLGEQKSIYYGLTMYAIGLLLFAFASEGWMMFAFLVPYCLGGICGPALQSVITKSVPSNEQGELQGALTSLMSATSIIGPPMMTNLFYFFTHDEAPFKFSGAPFFLAFILMAISVVITYSAFKKKGKI is encoded by the coding sequence ATGGAAAATTCAAAGAAAAAAGCAGCTATAGGCTTTATATTTATTACTTTACTGATTGATATTACGGGCTGGGGAATCATTATTCCGGTTGTCCCTAAATTAATTGAAGAGTTAATTCATGCAGATATCAGTGAAGCTGCAAAATATGGTGGCTGGCTAGGATTTGCCTATGCATTTACACAATTTATCTTTTCTCCATTGGTAGGAAATCTGAGTGATAAATATGGACGTAGACCTGTTATTTTAATTTCACTTTTCGGATTTGCGGTGGATTATATCTTCCTAGCATTGGCTCCCAGCATCTGGTGGTTGTTCCTGGGAAGGGTGATTGCAGGAATTACCGGAGCAAGTGTAACTACAGCAAGTGCTTATATTGCAGATATTTCCACGGATGAAGACAGAGCGAAAAACTTTGGACTGATAGGAGCAGCCTTCGGTTTGGGATTCATTATAGGGCCTGTTTTGGGAGGTGTTTTAGGACATTATGGAGCAAGGGTTCCCTTTTATGCAGCAGCTGGTTTATGTCTTCTTAATTTCCTTTATGGTTATTTCATCCTTCCTGAAAGTTTAGATAAAGATAAAAGAAGAGAATTTGACTGGAAGCGTGCAAACCCTGTAGGTTCTTTCAAGTTTTTAGGAAAACACCCGGAAATTTCAGGACTTATTACCGCATTGATTTTGATTTATATTGCAGGACATGCCGTACAGAGTAATTGGAGTTTCTTTACCATGTATAAATTCAATTGGACGGAAAGAATGGTTGGGATATCATTAGGAGTTGTAGGTTTACTTGTAGGGCTGGTACAGGGGCTTTTAATCAGATGGACTACACCAAGGCTTGGAGAGCAGAAAAGTATTTATTATGGTCTTACAATGTATGCGATAGGACTTTTATTGTTTGCTTTTGCTTCTGAAGGCTGGATGATGTTTGCCTTTTTAGTCCCATACTGTTTAGGAGGAATCTGTGGTCCGGCTTTGCAGTCTGTGATTACGAAAAGTGTACCTTCTAATGAACAAGGTGAACTTCAGGGGGCATTAACAAGTTTAATGAGTGCTACTTCTATTATTGGCCCTCCCATGATGACGAACCTGTTTTACTTCTTTACCCATGATGAAGCTCCATTTAAGTTTTCAGGAGCACCATTCTTCCTGGCATTTATTTTAATGGCTATCAGTGTAGTAATTACCTATTCTGCTTTTAAGAAAAAAGGTAAAATTTAA
- the secD gene encoding protein translocase subunit SecD: MQGKGLITIVAIVLGLICLNELLPTWYASKIESQIEAAKGNEKEIKRIKEDTLNLGYTKLYYSKAKDKEMKLGLDLKGGINVLLEINQRDLVNDLTNYSTNPVLIEALNKTDEAQKNSTKSYIDNFFEQFDAVNKAKGTNLKLADPELFGNTNLSEIKYNTTDEQVKSIVKRRIDLSVGTAFEVIRTRIDKLGAIQPNVQRVPGTARISVEMPGMKDIDKVKKMLQTSAKLQFWEVQQVPEVAPYFQTLTTMVAAKGDSMGVAKNVNFMNLLQLDKLRSNGVANVKLSDTAAVNKILNSKVGMALRPANIKYTQFMWGYKPEATSTDDLVLYAIRSNINQKAPVDGAVETASISYDELGRVVVDMQMDSKGAKEWKTLTEKNVGKPVAVTLDNRVYTAPNVVNAIPNGRTQISGNFSQEEAKELVDVLGAGKLPAGAKVVQATQVGPSLGQESINAGMISFAIAFLIIIVYIIFYYGGAGVYAVIAMVINLFYIFGIMDSGDFTLTLPGIAGIVLTMAMAVDTNVIIYERTKEELFAGKNILEAYKDGFKHALSAIIDGHSTTLLTAVVLFFFGTGPIKGFALTLMIGIIMTLFTSVLLSRVMIFSRLNKGKHLSVWTPPTKNLFRNTWIDFIGKRKYAYIVSAVLTVICIVSMVTHGFKYGIDFTGGRNYVVRFDKEVNANDVEEKLVKIFKTEDGKNSSVEAKTFGNNNQLKISTDYLIEDESLKADQTIEQKLFEGLKGDLPANITLNDFKSADKDHAGIISSEKVGPTVADDIQTHGILAVVAALGGIFLYILFRFRKWQFSLGAVAALFHDAVIILGTYSLLHKYMPFNMEINQDFIAAILTVLGYSINDTVIIFDRIREYLKEKKSLTLAGLFDDSISSTLGRTFNTSFTTILVILAIFIFGGDNLRGFMFAMLIGIGFGTYSSIFIASAIAYDFLKKGKEDEVHGKTTSDKEVLASK, from the coding sequence ATGCAAGGAAAAGGGCTTATTACAATTGTTGCTATTGTCCTGGGGTTGATTTGCTTAAACGAGCTATTACCAACCTGGTACGCCAGCAAAATTGAATCGCAGATCGAGGCTGCGAAAGGAAACGAGAAAGAGATCAAACGAATCAAAGAAGATACTCTTAATCTTGGGTATACAAAGCTTTATTATTCAAAAGCTAAAGACAAGGAAATGAAGCTTGGTCTTGACTTAAAAGGAGGGATCAACGTTCTATTGGAAATCAACCAAAGAGATTTGGTAAATGATTTAACCAATTATTCTACAAACCCTGTTCTGATTGAGGCTTTAAATAAGACTGATGAAGCTCAGAAAAACTCAACAAAATCTTACATCGACAATTTCTTTGAACAGTTCGATGCGGTGAACAAAGCAAAAGGAACCAACCTAAAGCTTGCTGATCCGGAACTTTTCGGAAACACAAACTTATCTGAAATCAAGTATAATACTACTGATGAGCAGGTAAAAAGTATTGTGAAGAGAAGAATTGATCTTTCTGTAGGAACGGCTTTCGAGGTAATCAGAACGAGAATTGATAAGCTTGGAGCAATCCAGCCAAACGTTCAGAGAGTACCTGGTACAGCTAGAATTTCTGTAGAAATGCCTGGTATGAAGGATATCGATAAGGTAAAGAAAATGCTTCAGACTTCTGCAAAACTTCAGTTCTGGGAAGTACAGCAAGTTCCTGAAGTTGCCCCTTATTTCCAGACATTAACAACTATGGTTGCTGCGAAAGGAGATTCTATGGGAGTTGCAAAGAATGTAAATTTCATGAACCTTTTACAGCTTGACAAATTAAGAAGTAATGGTGTTGCCAACGTAAAATTATCCGATACTGCTGCTGTAAACAAAATCTTAAACAGCAAAGTAGGAATGGCTTTACGTCCTGCCAACATTAAATATACACAATTCATGTGGGGTTACAAGCCTGAGGCTACAAGTACTGATGATTTAGTATTGTATGCAATCAGAAGTAACATCAACCAAAAAGCTCCGGTAGACGGTGCGGTAGAAACTGCAAGCATCAGCTACGATGAACTTGGAAGAGTAGTGGTAGACATGCAGATGGATTCTAAAGGAGCAAAAGAATGGAAGACATTAACGGAGAAAAACGTAGGGAAGCCAGTAGCAGTAACTCTTGATAACAGAGTATATACAGCTCCAAACGTTGTAAATGCTATTCCTAACGGTAGAACTCAAATCTCTGGTAACTTCTCTCAGGAAGAGGCTAAAGAATTGGTGGACGTATTAGGAGCAGGTAAATTGCCTGCAGGTGCTAAAGTAGTTCAGGCTACTCAGGTAGGTCCGTCATTAGGGCAGGAGTCTATCAACGCAGGGATGATTTCATTTGCCATCGCATTCTTAATTATCATTGTTTATATCATATTCTATTATGGTGGTGCAGGGGTATACGCTGTAATTGCAATGGTAATTAACCTTTTCTATATTTTCGGAATTATGGATTCCGGAGACTTCACACTTACGCTTCCTGGTATTGCTGGTATCGTATTGACGATGGCTATGGCAGTAGATACGAACGTAATTATTTATGAAAGAACGAAAGAAGAATTATTTGCTGGTAAGAACATCTTAGAAGCTTATAAAGACGGTTTCAAACACGCATTAAGCGCGATTATTGACGGTCACTCTACTACGTTACTAACTGCAGTTGTATTGTTCTTCTTTGGAACAGGACCTATCAAAGGTTTCGCATTGACATTGATGATCGGTATTATCATGACATTGTTTACTTCTGTATTATTATCAAGAGTAATGATCTTTAGCAGACTGAACAAAGGTAAGCACCTTTCTGTATGGACTCCACCTACGAAGAACCTATTCAGAAATACTTGGATCGATTTTATCGGAAAGAGAAAATATGCTTACATTGTCTCTGCGGTATTAACAGTGATCTGTATTGTTTCTATGGTAACTCACGGATTTAAATATGGTATCGACTTTACAGGAGGTAGAAACTATGTAGTAAGATTTGATAAAGAAGTTAACGCTAATGATGTTGAAGAGAAATTAGTAAAAATATTCAAAACTGAAGATGGTAAAAATTCTTCTGTAGAAGCTAAAACTTTCGGAAACAATAATCAATTAAAAATTTCTACAGATTATCTTATTGAAGATGAATCTTTAAAAGCTGACCAGACGATTGAGCAGAAGTTATTTGAAGGATTAAAAGGAGATCTTCCTGCTAATATCACTTTAAATGATTTCAAATCTGCAGACAAAGATCACGCAGGTATCATTTCATCTGAAAAAGTAGGTCCTACGGTAGCTGATGATATTCAGACTCACGGTATTCTTGCGGTAGTTGCTGCTTTAGGAGGTATTTTCTTATACATCTTATTCAGATTTAGAAAATGGCAGTTCTCTTTAGGTGCGGTTGCAGCATTATTCCACGATGCGGTAATTATTTTAGGAACGTATTCATTACTTCATAAATATATGCCGTTCAACATGGAGATCAACCAGGATTTCATCGCTGCGATCCTTACAGTATTAGGGTATTCAATTAACGATACGGTAATTATCTTCGACAGAATTAGAGAATATCTGAAAGAGAAGAAGTCTTTAACATTAGCTGGATTATTTGATGACTCTATTTCAAGTACATTGGGTAGAACATTCAACACTTCATTCACTACGATTCTTGTGATCCTTGCGATCTTCATTTTTGGTGGTGATAACCTAAGAGGATTCATGTTTGCGATGTTAATTGGTATTGGATTTGGTACTTACTCATCTATCTTTATTGCATCAGCAATCGCTTATGACTTCCTTAAGAAAGGAAAAGAAGATGAAGTACACGGAAAAACTACTTCAGATAAAGAAGTACTTGCTTCAAAATAA
- a CDS encoding tRNA (cytidine(34)-2'-O)-methyltransferase, whose protein sequence is MLNVVLVEPEIPNNTGNIGRLCVGTECKLHLVHPFGFIINNKNLKRSGLDYWVHLDVTEYTNVEEWVKKIPDPSRVFLMSSHAEKSYLENDFQDGDWLVFGKESVGLSEEVLNQFDQHLTIPMSKLIRSFNIANSVAFVVGEAKRQIGLKI, encoded by the coding sequence ATGTTAAATGTTGTTCTTGTAGAGCCTGAAATCCCTAATAATACAGGAAATATTGGACGTTTGTGTGTAGGTACAGAATGTAAATTACACTTAGTTCATCCTTTTGGATTTATAATTAATAATAAAAACCTGAAGCGATCCGGATTGGATTATTGGGTACACCTTGATGTTACCGAATATACTAATGTAGAAGAGTGGGTTAAAAAAATTCCAGATCCGTCACGTGTTTTCTTGATGAGTTCGCATGCAGAGAAATCGTATTTGGAAAATGATTTTCAGGATGGAGACTGGCTTGTTTTCGGAAAAGAAAGTGTTGGCCTGAGTGAAGAGGTTTTGAATCAATTTGACCAACATTTAACAATTCCGATGTCAAAGCTAATCCGAAGCTTTAATATTGCCAATTCTGTTGCTTTTGTGGTAGGAGAAGCGAAAAGGCAGAT
- a CDS encoding tetratricopeptide repeat protein, translated as MKKSLLLLASVSFSLNIFAQDKKLAEECFKKADYKCAEEQYSKLIEKEQIRKIQSEYYNYLGTAQRRLGKTNLAFKSYDMALKTNPMSVSVYENLSSLYSQKGDKKKALEYIESGLKVDDKSPDLYLTRSKIYEVQDKKDLAKADLNHILTFAPDNIFAKTGLANLKKNHGELEEALKDYNKLIAEKPESLLYSGRADVYLKMKRNKDALADISKAISIDPKFPQSYVTKAMVLFNTAKPKEACENLDRAVSLGYEKAVLAEYYDKCVKK; from the coding sequence ATGAAAAAATCTTTATTACTGCTAGCTTCTGTTAGTTTCTCTTTAAATATCTTTGCCCAGGATAAAAAATTGGCTGAAGAATGTTTTAAAAAAGCAGATTATAAATGTGCTGAAGAACAATATTCTAAACTGATAGAGAAGGAACAGATCCGAAAAATTCAATCTGAATATTATAACTATCTCGGCACCGCTCAAAGAAGATTAGGAAAAACCAATCTTGCTTTTAAATCTTATGATATGGCTTTAAAGACCAATCCGATGTCTGTTTCAGTGTATGAAAATCTTTCTTCGCTATACAGCCAGAAAGGAGATAAGAAAAAAGCATTGGAATACATTGAAAGTGGACTTAAGGTAGATGATAAAAGCCCTGATTTATATCTGACGCGGTCTAAAATTTATGAAGTCCAGGACAAAAAAGATTTGGCTAAAGCAGATCTCAACCACATCCTGACTTTTGCCCCAGATAATATTTTTGCCAAAACGGGATTAGCCAACCTGAAAAAAAATCATGGTGAACTGGAGGAGGCATTGAAAGATTATAATAAACTCATTGCTGAAAAGCCCGAATCCTTACTGTATAGTGGAAGGGCAGATGTTTATTTGAAGATGAAAAGAAATAAAGATGCACTTGCAGATATCAGTAAGGCTATTTCTATTGATCCGAAATTTCCCCAGTCGTATGTAACTAAAGCAATGGTTTTATTTAATACAGCAAAACCAAAAGAAGCCTGTGAAAACCTTGATAGAGCGGTAAGCTTAGGTTACGAAAAGGCAGTGTTAGCCGAGTATTACGATAAATGTGTTAAAAAATAA
- a CDS encoding PQQ-dependent sugar dehydrogenase has protein sequence MKNLLFTLSIFSSLIVNAQSINLEEFATGLTSPVEITNANDSRLFVVQQNGMIKIVQPNGAINATNFLDIAPKIVYGGERGLLGLAFHPQYSTNGYFFVYYNNTAGNIVLARYSVNSTNPDIADPNSEKILLNIPKPFANHNGGSIHFAPDGKLWIVTGDGGSGGDPNNNAQNKNSLLGKMLRIDVNATDPNPYNIPSDNPFAGAGVDGADEIWAYGLRNAWKFSFDLTTGNAMIADVGQGAIEEINKMPITQGGINYGWRCYEGNSAYNTAGCPAQSSMTFPIAVYDHSGGKCSITGGYVYRGTQYPSLQGKYFFADYCSDQIGILATDNSITWTSSYSGNGFSSFGQNSQKDLFVAAVTAGKIFKITSGTLDTRENNLFQAIKIYPNPTSKEIFIDGIRDKKITLELINAEGRKLLETDHITSGKGIDISGFPPGVYFINLKTGNLKSYSQKLIIK, from the coding sequence ATGAAAAATTTACTTTTTACCCTAAGTATCTTTTCTTCTTTAATTGTTAATGCTCAAAGCATTAATTTAGAAGAATTTGCCACCGGATTAACCAGCCCGGTCGAAATTACGAATGCTAACGACAGCCGGTTGTTCGTTGTTCAGCAGAACGGTATGATAAAGATTGTTCAACCTAATGGAGCTATTAACGCAACTAACTTTCTGGATATTGCTCCAAAAATTGTTTATGGAGGAGAAAGAGGTCTTTTAGGACTCGCCTTCCATCCACAATACTCAACCAATGGGTATTTTTTTGTGTATTATAACAATACCGCAGGAAATATTGTACTGGCAAGATACAGCGTTAACTCAACCAATCCGGATATAGCTGATCCCAATTCTGAAAAAATACTCTTGAACATTCCTAAACCATTTGCCAATCATAACGGAGGCAGTATTCATTTTGCTCCTGACGGAAAACTATGGATTGTAACAGGAGATGGAGGAAGTGGTGGAGATCCCAACAATAATGCTCAGAATAAAAATTCATTACTGGGAAAAATGTTGAGAATAGACGTGAATGCCACCGATCCAAATCCATACAATATTCCTTCGGATAATCCTTTTGCAGGAGCAGGTGTTGATGGTGCAGATGAAATTTGGGCTTATGGACTTCGTAATGCATGGAAATTTTCATTTGATCTTACCACTGGAAATGCCATGATCGCCGATGTTGGCCAAGGAGCAATTGAGGAGATTAACAAAATGCCTATTACACAAGGCGGAATCAATTATGGATGGCGTTGCTATGAAGGAAATAGCGCTTACAACACAGCAGGATGCCCAGCTCAGTCTTCAATGACTTTTCCTATTGCAGTTTATGATCATTCCGGAGGTAAATGTTCCATCACAGGTGGCTATGTATACAGAGGAACTCAATATCCTTCGCTTCAAGGGAAATATTTCTTTGCAGATTATTGTTCCGACCAGATTGGCATTCTGGCTACTGATAATTCGATCACATGGACCTCTTCCTACAGCGGAAACGGTTTTTCCTCTTTCGGACAAAACTCTCAAAAGGATTTGTTTGTAGCAGCAGTTACCGCCGGGAAAATTTTCAAAATCACTTCAGGTACATTAGATACCCGTGAAAATAATCTTTTCCAAGCCATAAAAATTTATCCTAATCCTACCTCCAAAGAAATCTTTATTGACGGAATCAGGGATAAAAAAATTACATTAGAGCTTATCAATGCTGAAGGAAGAAAATTATTGGAAACAGATCATATCACGAGCGGGAAAGGCATTGATATTTCAGGTTTTCCTCCGGGAGTTTACTTTATCAATCTGAAAACAGGAAACTTAAAATCTTATAGTCAAAAATTAATAATCAAATAA
- a CDS encoding phosphatase PAP2 family protein: protein MEEIIQEDKQVFLYLNNLGDPAFDQFWMLISSTWIWVPLYIIFLYFLYKNYKLKSLVFILIFLALGATVSDQLASVFKYGVARLRPCHDPSLEHYMRIVKCGGQFGFYSAHASNTFFLAAFLSILLKNKLKWFPYAIFVWAIVVSYSRIYLGVHFPIDILVGAFVGSLLGVIFGALAKKVINKQNITS from the coding sequence ATGGAGGAAATTATTCAGGAAGATAAGCAGGTATTTCTATACCTTAATAATTTGGGCGATCCAGCCTTTGACCAATTTTGGATGTTGATATCCAGTACTTGGATCTGGGTGCCGCTTTATATTATATTCCTTTATTTTTTATACAAAAATTATAAACTAAAATCTTTAGTTTTTATTCTTATATTTTTAGCCCTAGGAGCAACGGTTTCTGACCAGCTTGCAAGTGTATTTAAATATGGAGTGGCAAGGTTAAGGCCATGTCATGATCCTAGTTTGGAGCATTATATGAGAATTGTAAAATGTGGCGGACAGTTTGGGTTTTATTCTGCACATGCGTCCAATACATTCTTTTTAGCCGCCTTTTTAAGTATTTTACTTAAAAATAAACTTAAATGGTTTCCTTATGCTATATTTGTATGGGCTATAGTGGTTTCCTACAGCCGAATATATTTAGGAGTGCATTTTCCAATTGATATTTTGGTGGGGGCGTTTGTTGGATCTTTATTGGGAGTGATATTTGGTGCACTCGCTAAAAAAGTAATCAACAAACAAAATATAACTTCATGA
- a CDS encoding arylamine N-acetyltransferase family protein, whose translation MDDLQLKKYLKRIHYSGDFGTNMEVLKRIHQLHPQYIPFENIDSYTGTVPSLDFENIFEKLVVESRGGYCYEQNLLLSEVLKYLGFKVQLQLGRVLWRKDENSSAAKTHLLLIVEWEGQKYLTDCGFGTATLTAPLLLSKEGPQETPNEQFKISQKDDTYTLWTYREKWLPVYRFKLEEVEPLDLDVCNWYLATHPESNFKKNLIFSKVDKNARYTFSNDTLNIRKRTGGKESVSIENDVQLFQMLKEVFGLKENAIELLKQKR comes from the coding sequence ATGGATGATCTACAATTAAAAAAATACCTGAAAAGAATCCACTATTCTGGAGATTTTGGGACCAATATGGAGGTTTTAAAAAGAATTCATCAGTTGCATCCTCAGTATATTCCTTTTGAAAATATAGATTCTTATACGGGAACAGTTCCGTCGTTGGATTTCGAAAATATTTTTGAGAAATTAGTGGTGGAATCCAGAGGTGGATACTGTTATGAGCAGAATCTGCTTTTGAGTGAAGTGCTCAAATATCTTGGTTTTAAAGTGCAATTGCAGTTGGGTAGGGTATTGTGGCGAAAAGATGAAAATAGCAGTGCCGCTAAAACACATTTGTTGCTGATTGTAGAATGGGAGGGGCAAAAATATCTTACTGACTGTGGTTTTGGAACAGCTACATTAACTGCTCCTTTGTTATTGAGTAAAGAAGGACCTCAGGAGACCCCCAATGAACAATTTAAAATTTCGCAGAAAGATGATACCTACACACTCTGGACCTACAGGGAAAAGTGGCTCCCAGTGTATCGTTTTAAATTGGAAGAAGTAGAGCCTCTTGATCTTGATGTCTGCAATTGGTATCTGGCCACTCACCCGGAATCTAATTTCAAAAAAAATCTGATTTTTTCAAAGGTTGATAAAAATGCAAGGTATACATTCAGTAATGATACTTTGAATATCAGAAAAAGAACGGGTGGCAAAGAATCCGTTTCTATTGAAAATGATGTTCAGCTTTTCCAGATGCTGAAGGAGGTTTTTGGCTTGAAAGAAAATGCGATTGAGCTTTTGAAGCAGAAACGATAA